A part of Gossypium hirsutum isolate 1008001.06 chromosome A07, Gossypium_hirsutum_v2.1, whole genome shotgun sequence genomic DNA contains:
- the LOC107953278 gene encoding LOW QUALITY PROTEIN: proteinaceous RNase P 2 (The sequence of the model RefSeq protein was modified relative to this genomic sequence to represent the inferred CDS: inserted 1 base in 1 codon) — protein MICNGNFPRIPAIKGKGRVFAVLILRQIFRVLYPGKVVSMATPSHHQNAIPSTKKKKTHKNPEANFLYELNSCSKSKDLKGAISLYDSALSSNTRLNQSHFNTLLYLCSTFATDPDSKDLALRYGFYYLHCPFIRGKGDGDYAFEMVKKLGDYQVSPRLRTYEPALFVFARSXEAEKAYEVEEDIDKMGLSLEEPQIAALLKLSADTGRGERVYNYLHKLRRSVRWVSEETCKVLEDWFCCKASEIGSDVGSVKEAILRNGGGWHGQGFDVAVRRLVVWYEEGMSGCRCCCCGEQLDCVDIDDVETEKFALSVAGLALEREVKANFREFQDWLEKNADYEAIVDGANIGLYQQNFAEGGFSVLQLNAVIKEMYTRSGNKWPLVILHNKRVRALLENPSHRKLVEEWMANGVLYTTPHGSNDDWYWLYATVKLRCLLVTNDEMRDHIFELLGSSFFLKWKERHQVRYTFLKGALKLQMPPAYSIVIQESEKGSWHVPIVCESDEESLRSWLCITKPGGCEDEGKTGSTMETCEIVDGPCCKSSENRNNEKCDDKTTSMTGKRKERSP, from the exons ATGATATGTAACGGCAACTTCCCCAGAATCCCAGCAATCAAAGGAAAAGGCAGGGTTTTTGCGGTTCTGATATTGAGGCAAATCTTTAGGGTTTTATATCCGGGGAAAGTAGTATCCATGGCTACCCCAAGCCATCACCAAAACGCCATTCCTtcaaccaagaaaaagaaaacccacaAAAACCCTGAAGCCAATTTTCTTTATGAACTCAATTCTTGCTCCAAATCCAAAGACCTCAAAGGCGCTATTTCCCTTTACGACTCTGCTCTTTCCAGCAATACTCGCCTCAACCAGTCCCATTTCAACACCCTGCTTTACCTTTGCTCCACTTTTGCCACCGACCCTGACTCCAAAGATCTTGCTTTACGATACGG CTTCTATTACCTCCATTGCCCGTTTATCCGCGGCAAAGGTGATGGTGATTACGCTTTTGAAATGGTTAAGAAGTTGGGTGATTATCAGGTTTCGCCACGGCTTCGTACTTACGAGCCTGCATTGTTTGTTTTTGCCAGAA TGGAAGCAGAGAAGGCTTATGAAGTTGAGGAGGATATAGATAAGATGGGGTTGAGCTTGGAGGAACCTCAAATTGCCGCTTTATTGAAACTAAGTGCGGATACGGGGAGAGGGGAGAGAGTTTATAATTACTTGCATAAGTTGAGGAGGAGCGTGAGGTGGGTCAGTGAGGAAACATGCAAGGTTTTGGAGGACTGGTTTTGCTGTAAAGCAAGCGAGATTGGTTCTGATGTGGGTTCAGTGAAAGAAGCGATTTTGAGGAATGGTGGGGGGTGGCATGGT CAAGGTTTTGATGTTGCTGTGCGGAGATTGGTTGTGTGGTATGAAGAAGGAATGTCAGGATGTCGATGTTGCTGCTGCGGGGAGCAGTTGGATTGTGTTGATATTGATGATGTGGAGACTGAGAAGTTTGCTCTTTCAGTTGCAGGATTGGCTTTGGAGAGAGAGGTTAAGGCTAACTTTAGGGAGTTTCAG GATTGGTTGGAAAAAAATGCGGATTATGAAGCCATAGTGGACGGAGCAAATATTGGGCTCTACCAACAAAATTTTGCAGAGGGTGGATTCAGTGTTCTTCAG CTTAATGCCGTCATAAAAGAAATGTATACTAGAAGTGGGAATAAATGGCCACTTGTCATCCTGCATAATAAGCGTGTGCGAGCCCTCTTGGAAAATCCTTCCCATAGAAAGTTGGTTGAAGAATGGATGGCTAATGGTGTTCTTTATACAACACCACATGGCTCCAATGATGATTG GTATTGGCTTTATGCCACTGTAAAACTTAGATGTCTGCTTGTGACAAATGATGAAATGCGGGATCACATTTTTGAACTCCTAGGAAGTAGCTTCTTTCTCAAATGGAAAGAAAGGCACCAG GTTCGATATACATTTCTGAAAGGAGCCCTGAAACTTCAGATGCCACCTGCATACTCTATCGTCATTCAG GAATCCGAAAAAGGATCATGGCATGTTCCCATTGTATGTGAGAGCGACGAGGAGTCATTGAGAAGTTGGCTCTGCATTACCAAGCCAGGTGGATGTGAAGATGAAGGTAAAACTGGTTCCACCATGGAAACTTGTGAAATTGTTGATGGTCCCTGCTGCAAGTCAAGTGAGAATAGGAATAATGAAAAGTGTGATGATAAAACCACATCCATGACAGGTAAAAGGAAGGAGAGATCCCCATGA
- the LOC107953279 gene encoding fatty acyl-CoA reductase 3 — protein sequence MELGSALQFLDNKSILVTGGTGFLAKIFVEKILRVQPNVKKLYLLVRAADHKSAIHRLHHEIVGKDLFRNLKKKCGTNFSSFISQKITVIPGDLTHQDLGLHDSDLLQLLCKELDVLLNLAATTNFDERYDVALGLNTLGAKYVVDFAKKCAKLQVLVHVSTAYVSGERSGLIVENSYRMGETLNGVSGLDVNIEKQVVEDQLHLLRLQGASDKDITVAMKDLGIQRARRYGWPNTYVFTKAMGEMMVGELKDIIPAVIIRPTIVTSTYKEPFPGWVEGIRTIDSLAVGYAKGKLTFFLGDLEAIVDVIPADMVVNAIIVAMIAEARHQQPQTIYQVGSSIRNPLRYSNLQDYGFRYFTKNPWINKDGKPVIVSKVTVMNSMDSFQRYMAFRYLLLLKGLELANAAFCHFFQGVYSNLNRKINWVMRLVDIYRPYLFFNATFDDLNTEKLRMTARTSLVENDMLYFDPKSIDWEDYFMNIHIPGIVKYIFK from the exons ATGGAATTAGGAAGTGCTCTTCAGTTCCTTGATAACAAATCCATTCTAGTCACTGGTGGAACTGGGTTTTTGGCAAAGA TATTTGTGGAGAAAATATTAAGAGTTCAACCCAATGTCAAGAAATTATATCTTCTCGTAAGAGCAGCCGACCATAAATCCGCCATCCATCGTTTGCACCATGAG ATCGTAGGGAAGGATCTGTTCAGAAATCTGAAAAAGAAATGTGGGACCAATTTCAGCTCTTTTATATCACAAAAAATTACAGTTATACCAGGTGACTTAACCCATCAAGATTTGGGTCTCCATGATTCTGATTTGCTTCAACTCCTTTGCAAGGAACTCGATGTTCTTCTTAACCTTGCTGCAACAACCAACTTTGATGAAAG ATATGATGTGGCACTAGGCCTCAACACACTGGGAGCTAAATATGTTGTGGACTTTGCCAAGAAATGTGCCAAACTACAAGTGTTGGTTCACGTATCCACAG CATATGTGTCAGGGGAAAGGTCTGGGCTTATAGTTGAAAATTCATACAGAATGGGGGAAACACTTAATGGTGTGTCAGGCTTAGATGTTAACATTGAGAAGCAAGTGGTTGAGGATCAACTTCATCTTCTCCGTCTCCAAGGTGCTTCTGATAAGGATATCACCGTTGCCATGAAAGATCTGGGCATTCAAAG GGCAAGGCGGTATGGATGGCCAAACACGTATGTGTTTACCAAGGCAATGGGAGAAATGATGGTGGGGGAATTAAAAGACATTATACCAGCAGTCATCATTCGCCCTACCATCGTAACTAGCACTTACAAAGAACCCTTCCCTGGTTGGGTCGAAGGAATCAG AACCATTGATAGCCTAGCAGTTGGTTATGCAAAAGGCAAATTAACATTCTTCCTGGGAGATCTGGAGGCAATAGTTGATGTG ATACCAGCAGACATGGTGGTGAACGCCATAATTGTAGCAATGATAGCTGAGGCAAGACATCAACAACCCCAAACCATTTACCAAGTAGGTTCCTCAATCAGAAACCCCCTAAGGTATTCTAATCTTCAAGACTATGGCTTCCGCTACTTCACCAAGAATCCATGGATCAACAAAGATGGAAAACCTGTGATTGTTAGCAAGGTTACGGTTATGAACAGCATGGATAGCTTCCAAAGATACATGGCATTTCGTTACTTGCTTCTTTTGAAG GGATTGGAATTGGCTAATGCAGCCTTCTGTCATTTCTTTCAAGGTGTTTACAGCAATCTGAATAGGAAGATCAACTGGGTCATGAGATTGGTCGACATTTACAGACCTTACTTGTTCTTCAATGCCAC TTTCGATGATTTAAACACCGAGAAGTTGCGAATGACAGCAAGAACGAGCTTGGTGGAGAACGATATGCTCTATTTCGACCCTAAAAGCATTGATTGGGAAGATTACTTCATGAACATTCATATTCCTGGCATCGTAAAATACATTTTCAAGTGA